A single Rubrivivax gelatinosus IL144 DNA region contains:
- a CDS encoding DUF6471 domain-containing protein, with the protein MAAALPQSAAQEELESAAKRLIQEQMRSRKLSYAELSERLASLGFVETPARLNRKVNRKKFQASFFIACLLALDVETLDISGVDVSAAGRRQRLAREQFARADREARRRRPLNPKAGALSEL; encoded by the coding sequence TTGGCAGCAGCACTGCCCCAGTCCGCGGCGCAGGAAGAGCTGGAATCGGCGGCCAAGCGCCTGATCCAAGAGCAGATGCGCAGCCGCAAGCTGAGCTATGCCGAGTTGTCGGAACGGCTGGCATCCCTGGGGTTCGTCGAGACGCCGGCGCGGTTGAACCGCAAGGTCAACCGGAAAAAGTTCCAGGCGAGCTTCTTCATAGCCTGCCTGCTGGCCCTGGACGTCGAGACACTCGATATCTCGGGCGTGGACGTCTCTGCCGCCGGAAGACGGCAGCGCTTGGCACGGGAGCAGTTCGCGCGCGCCGACCGGGAAGCGCGCAGGCGCCGACCCCTCAACCCCAAAGCGGGCGCGCTCTCGGAGCTCTGA
- a CDS encoding Mu transposase C-terminal domain-containing protein → MRPSLNPSALTKERLTELFDCLGVPPQGRQLVQRAMVEAPVRDVYSSGRNVVSHFHSRKNGTWIGTESRHVEFPAAVVYENDAKTLAYFPQPFTRVIEHVEPDSGEVHTLRYTPDFLVLRDDGITVVECKPHATLLKESAKRPFKYRLADDGSWYSPLFEAVFGELGLQYRVISDLAFSKVWVENCLHLADYLGEAAEPCPDEVLTQVRALLAQEGRMTLHELVNAPYSFSADHLLKAVADGALVANLQEEPLYEPRCAWLYRDEVYRDFVLSQRDVRRPGKPSFVVDIGPGALFRYSGETLTVALVSDDRVVLNRPTGGTFDVSREWLLRALEGGQVESVAGADGGQLRFHDYSDAQLATALHRRRQLEGGTFGALPSARTMSRLRAKEAAARASGGNEDLALVPMTHLRGNRTPRLDPALVEMMRQVHQSEWRDASAKNYRACHNALVALCASKGLKAPSYPTFIGFIKRAGSDADVRIRQSSRYAYQQQAFVDSIEYEAPVHGSRPLQYVHIDHTQVDLECLSSRTGRPLGRPWLTLAVCATTREIVGLYLTFEPPSYRSVMMVIRDMVRRHGRMPEFVVVDNGSDLRSMAFAAFLQMMGTHLRARPKGSPRHGAVMERLFGKANTEFIHNLAGNTKATRHVRMVTGKSLPVNNAEWTLESLYYGLCYWAFTHYAEADHPALAASPKHTFERLQRECGSRPQRRVLFNRDFLIATCPPADRGGVRMVNRQTGVKVFDRFYWHQAFRDAAVADTQVDVRYDPFDASSVYVRVKQQWVQARHRALAQLPSMSEAAFKTVSEEYRRRFKPSVNQEHDLQRLVEFLSTFTPEGATAAHMERLAQSESLVAQFGDGPITPPERATGPQYLARGAVSEPSLKAPKFADLGTKSADSQPDAASGQSEPLLDDFDSF, encoded by the coding sequence ATGAGACCTTCCCTCAACCCGTCGGCGCTGACCAAAGAGCGCTTGACCGAGCTCTTCGATTGCCTTGGTGTGCCCCCGCAGGGGCGGCAGCTTGTCCAGCGCGCGATGGTCGAGGCACCCGTACGCGATGTGTACAGCAGTGGCCGCAACGTCGTTTCGCACTTCCACAGCCGCAAGAACGGCACCTGGATCGGCACCGAGAGCCGGCACGTTGAGTTTCCTGCAGCGGTCGTCTACGAGAACGACGCCAAGACGCTGGCCTACTTTCCCCAGCCCTTCACACGGGTCATCGAGCACGTCGAACCCGATAGCGGCGAGGTTCATACCCTGCGCTACACGCCGGACTTCTTGGTGCTGCGCGACGACGGCATCACCGTCGTTGAGTGCAAGCCCCATGCGACGCTCCTCAAGGAGTCAGCGAAACGCCCCTTCAAGTACCGGCTGGCAGACGACGGGAGCTGGTACTCGCCACTTTTCGAGGCTGTGTTCGGCGAACTGGGGTTGCAGTATCGCGTCATCTCGGACTTGGCCTTCTCGAAGGTCTGGGTCGAGAACTGCCTGCACTTGGCCGACTACTTGGGCGAAGCGGCGGAGCCGTGTCCAGATGAGGTCTTGACGCAGGTGCGCGCGCTGCTTGCTCAAGAGGGACGGATGACGCTGCATGAGCTAGTCAATGCCCCGTACAGCTTCTCTGCTGACCACTTGCTCAAGGCCGTCGCCGACGGTGCTCTCGTCGCAAACCTGCAAGAAGAGCCTCTGTACGAGCCGCGCTGCGCCTGGCTCTATCGCGACGAGGTCTATCGAGACTTCGTGCTCTCGCAGCGGGATGTTCGCCGTCCCGGCAAGCCGAGCTTTGTCGTCGACATCGGACCAGGGGCCTTGTTCAGGTACAGCGGCGAGACCTTGACCGTTGCCCTCGTCTCCGATGACCGGGTGGTCTTGAACAGACCGACCGGCGGGACGTTCGACGTCAGTCGAGAGTGGTTGCTCCGCGCCCTAGAAGGAGGTCAGGTGGAGTCGGTCGCAGGTGCAGACGGCGGACAACTGCGCTTCCACGACTACTCGGATGCGCAATTGGCGACGGCACTACATCGCAGGCGCCAGTTGGAGGGGGGAACATTTGGAGCGCTCCCCAGTGCGCGAACCATGAGCCGGCTGCGTGCTAAGGAGGCTGCTGCACGTGCTTCGGGAGGCAACGAGGATCTTGCCCTGGTCCCGATGACCCATCTGCGTGGCAATCGCACGCCCCGACTGGATCCAGCCTTGGTGGAGATGATGAGGCAGGTCCACCAGAGTGAATGGAGAGACGCCTCGGCAAAGAACTATCGCGCGTGCCACAACGCGCTGGTGGCGCTGTGCGCCAGCAAGGGCTTGAAGGCGCCCTCGTATCCGACCTTCATCGGCTTCATCAAACGCGCGGGCAGCGACGCCGACGTTCGCATCCGGCAAAGCTCTCGGTATGCGTACCAGCAGCAAGCCTTTGTCGACTCGATCGAGTACGAGGCCCCGGTTCACGGTAGCCGGCCGCTGCAGTACGTCCACATCGACCACACGCAGGTCGACCTGGAGTGCCTCTCCTCGCGCACGGGCCGGCCTCTCGGCCGGCCTTGGTTGACCTTGGCTGTCTGCGCGACGACTCGCGAGATCGTCGGCCTGTACTTGACCTTCGAGCCGCCATCGTACCGCTCGGTAATGATGGTCATTCGCGACATGGTCCGACGTCACGGGCGGATGCCCGAGTTCGTCGTTGTCGACAACGGGTCCGATCTGCGCAGCATGGCGTTCGCCGCGTTCCTGCAGATGATGGGCACGCATCTGCGTGCGAGGCCAAAGGGCTCGCCGCGCCATGGCGCCGTGATGGAACGGCTCTTCGGCAAGGCCAACACCGAGTTCATTCACAACCTGGCTGGCAACACCAAGGCGACGAGGCACGTCCGCATGGTCACCGGGAAGTCCTTGCCAGTCAACAACGCTGAGTGGACCCTGGAGAGTCTCTACTACGGACTCTGCTACTGGGCGTTCACGCACTACGCCGAAGCCGATCATCCCGCGCTGGCCGCGTCTCCGAAGCACACCTTCGAGCGTCTGCAGCGCGAGTGCGGGAGCCGCCCGCAGCGGCGGGTGCTGTTCAACCGCGACTTTCTGATCGCGACATGTCCGCCCGCGGATCGCGGTGGTGTCCGCATGGTCAACCGCCAGACCGGTGTGAAGGTGTTTGACCGGTTCTACTGGCACCAGGCTTTCCGCGATGCCGCTGTGGCGGACACCCAAGTGGATGTGCGGTACGACCCCTTCGACGCCAGCTCGGTGTACGTGCGTGTCAAGCAGCAGTGGGTTCAAGCACGCCATCGCGCACTGGCTCAGCTGCCGTCCATGTCTGAGGCGGCGTTCAAGACTGTCAGCGAAGAATACCGTCGTCGCTTCAAACCTTCGGTCAACCAAGAACACGATCTCCAGCGACTAGTCGAGTTCCTCTCGACGTTTACACCGGAGGGCGCCACCGCGGCGCACATGGAGCGACTTGCTCAGAGTGAGTCCTTGGTGGCGCAGTTCGGGGATGGCCCGATTACGCCGCCTGAGCGCGCGACTGGACCGCAGTACCTCGCCAGAGGGGCGGTGTCTGAGCCTTCGCTGAAGGCGCCCAAGTTCGCCGATCTCGGTACCAAGTCCGCCGACTCACAGCCTGATGCGGCCTCCGGGCAATCTGAACCGCTTCTCGACGACTTTGACAGCTTTTGA
- a CDS encoding ATP-binding protein — protein sequence MTADHAVTALSAHRVRHPRITERLNDLSALMYPVSTDDIILVCGPSGVGKSTLSRFLVEDAVRGSQAAMNRDAGLVPAIYVEAPSSGEREFSWALLYQNILSQLEGELPMRRHAYSVDPATNRLSILPGLSPNSLAALRTAVERALRDRGTTHVVIDEAAHIMQHQNTRRLTANMNTLKSLSNRSGAQFVLSSSYDLFQMMSLSGQLARRTQVLHFDRYRQDNDSDVRAFRSCVQWFEKQLPELFAGRLLPYSEVLHDNALGCIGTLRDVLTRAARFMAAKGGWSPELLRRCLLTDAQHKRILEEILEGEEAINPGISHTAIRPRSPKKAA from the coding sequence GTGACGGCAGACCACGCCGTGACGGCGCTCTCGGCACATCGGGTTCGCCATCCGCGCATCACTGAACGCCTCAACGACTTGTCCGCCCTGATGTACCCGGTGAGCACTGACGACATCATCCTCGTTTGCGGGCCTTCCGGAGTCGGCAAATCGACGCTGTCCAGGTTCTTGGTCGAGGACGCGGTCAGAGGCTCCCAGGCGGCGATGAACCGGGATGCAGGTCTCGTTCCAGCCATCTACGTCGAGGCACCCAGCTCGGGGGAACGCGAGTTCAGTTGGGCGCTGCTGTACCAGAACATCCTCAGCCAACTCGAAGGTGAGTTGCCGATGCGCCGGCATGCCTACAGCGTAGATCCGGCAACGAACCGCCTGTCGATTCTTCCGGGCTTGAGCCCCAACAGCCTGGCGGCGCTTCGCACCGCTGTCGAGCGCGCGCTCCGCGATCGGGGCACCACCCATGTCGTCATCGACGAGGCTGCACACATCATGCAGCACCAGAACACTCGGCGGCTGACGGCGAACATGAACACGCTGAAGTCCTTGTCCAACCGTTCCGGCGCGCAGTTCGTGCTGAGCAGTTCGTACGACCTCTTCCAGATGATGAGCTTGTCCGGGCAGCTTGCGCGTCGAACCCAGGTCCTTCACTTCGATCGCTACCGCCAGGACAACGATTCGGACGTGCGCGCGTTCCGAAGCTGCGTCCAGTGGTTCGAGAAGCAGCTGCCCGAGCTGTTCGCCGGTCGGCTCTTGCCCTACAGCGAGGTCCTGCACGACAACGCCCTGGGCTGCATCGGGACGCTGCGAGACGTGCTCACTCGTGCTGCGCGCTTCATGGCCGCGAAGGGTGGCTGGTCGCCAGAGCTGCTCCGGCGGTGCTTGCTCACAGACGCACAACACAAGCGGATCTTGGAGGAGATCCTCGAGGGCGAAGAAGCCATCAACCCCGGCATCTCTCATACCGCGATCCGGCCGCGCAGTCCGAAGAAGGCCGCTTGA
- a CDS encoding TniQ family protein has product MITPLQVSPLRSSLHALAPMGLGTPDVESLVSYYCRLAVSHATTTDELGRFVAQAMRLELAPEFDWHARQLSGLRDAAMSWSSALSALTGVAGLDGLTFLPWREVIAQNGRSLVASGQYCPLCFAEDLQQARKPYFRLAWESSQSTVCHRHGTQLRQQCPSCARTNIRHAAAVVVPGWCTKCGEFLGRAIEDPIPQADVGALWKARQIAQLVAAQHSLTTQPCRASMLRAVEQIMAAMDGGQAAAFARRHGLGKSTVHHWLKGPGTPKLDVSLSIALHSGLSLVHLLTGDLSNWTPPTCNAQLALPLELPARPDRAPARQLDWGDIEQQLQAILQLPEPIPVLEVARRLDVEARQLYLRANRLTRELGARWVSYARSRRDLRLAVIGPHLEAIARDVLAEGKSLNRREVAKRISPEMLASVPRLDAVLKDVQVRMLAEQGACGSGTAH; this is encoded by the coding sequence ATGATCACCCCGCTTCAAGTCTCGCCTCTACGCTCGAGCCTCCACGCGCTGGCGCCCATGGGGCTCGGCACCCCGGATGTCGAGAGCCTCGTGAGCTACTACTGCCGCCTGGCTGTCTCGCATGCCACGACGACCGATGAACTCGGGCGCTTCGTCGCCCAGGCAATGCGTCTCGAGTTGGCGCCCGAGTTTGACTGGCACGCTCGCCAGCTCTCCGGTCTGCGTGATGCGGCGATGAGCTGGTCGTCGGCCTTGTCGGCGCTAACCGGCGTCGCAGGTCTAGACGGACTGACGTTCTTGCCTTGGCGCGAGGTCATTGCGCAGAACGGACGCTCGCTTGTCGCGTCTGGGCAGTACTGCCCGCTGTGCTTTGCCGAGGACCTCCAGCAGGCTCGCAAACCGTACTTCCGCCTCGCGTGGGAGTCTTCGCAGTCGACTGTCTGTCACCGCCACGGTACGCAGTTGCGGCAGCAATGCCCGTCCTGTGCAAGGACGAACATTCGACATGCCGCTGCGGTGGTCGTGCCCGGCTGGTGTACGAAGTGCGGCGAGTTCCTGGGGCGCGCGATTGAAGATCCGATTCCGCAGGCAGACGTTGGCGCACTTTGGAAGGCTCGGCAGATCGCGCAGTTGGTGGCCGCACAGCATTCGCTGACGACGCAGCCTTGCCGAGCCTCGATGCTCCGAGCCGTAGAGCAGATCATGGCGGCTATGGACGGCGGCCAGGCCGCAGCGTTCGCGCGCCGCCATGGCTTGGGGAAGAGCACTGTGCACCACTGGCTCAAAGGCCCAGGTACACCGAAGCTCGACGTCAGTTTGAGCATCGCGCTCCACAGCGGATTGAGCCTGGTTCACTTGCTTACCGGAGACTTGAGCAACTGGACACCGCCAACGTGCAACGCCCAGCTTGCCCTGCCGCTCGAGCTGCCGGCCCGGCCGGATCGGGCACCGGCTCGGCAGCTGGATTGGGGTGACATCGAACAGCAGCTTCAAGCGATTCTTCAGCTGCCCGAGCCCATCCCAGTCCTGGAGGTGGCGCGTCGCCTGGATGTCGAAGCGCGCCAGTTGTACTTGCGCGCCAACCGCTTGACTCGAGAGCTGGGCGCGCGCTGGGTCTCGTATGCGCGCTCCCGCCGGGACCTGCGCTTGGCCGTTATAGGTCCGCACCTGGAGGCCATTGCTCGCGATGTGCTGGCCGAAGGCAAGTCGCTGAATCGGCGCGAGGTAGCGAAGCGCATCTCGCCTGAGATGCTGGCCAGCGTCCCGAGACTTGACGCAGTCTTGAAGGACGTGCAAGTGCGGATGCTGGCCGAGCAGGGGGCCTGCGGGTCGGGAACCGCCCATTGA
- a CDS encoding HAD domain-containing protein, producing MKLVKGADERLLYLDFDGVLHHEAVICTRKRGIHVSPSEAPGRVLFEWLPLLEEAIEPYPALRLVLSTSWCVRPGYGKALKRLPAALRPRFLGGTFHRRVHGLAQADFRATPRWAQIFNDVQRRQPAGWLAVDDDVADWPARLRRHLVACEGDTGLSAPAALEELRSRLSGLFDSS from the coding sequence GTGAAGCTCGTCAAGGGGGCAGATGAGCGTCTGCTCTACCTCGACTTCGATGGCGTTCTACATCACGAAGCGGTGATCTGTACGCGCAAGCGGGGCATACACGTCTCTCCGAGCGAAGCTCCCGGCCGGGTGCTGTTTGAGTGGCTTCCGCTGCTCGAGGAGGCGATAGAGCCGTACCCCGCTCTGAGGCTTGTTCTGAGCACGAGTTGGTGTGTGCGTCCTGGGTACGGCAAGGCTCTGAAGCGCCTGCCGGCAGCGCTGAGGCCGCGCTTCCTCGGTGGAACGTTCCACCGTCGTGTCCACGGCCTCGCGCAGGCGGACTTCCGCGCGACACCGCGCTGGGCTCAAATCTTTAACGACGTACAGCGTCGCCAGCCGGCCGGATGGCTAGCGGTTGACGATGACGTCGCGGACTGGCCAGCGAGACTGCGCCGGCATCTCGTGGCTTGCGAAGGGGACACCGGGCTCTCGGCGCCGGCTGCTCTAGAAGAACTGAGAAGCAGGCTGAGTGGGTTGTTCGATTCCAGCTGA
- a CDS encoding AbrB/MazE/SpoVT family DNA-binding domain-containing protein → MAASVCLEGKLSKITTVSTKGRVKIPRKVRKRLGLRPGDKVSWVLLSDGTLVVRPKTRRLSELSGLLRGAHPRDGALAVEDMKVR, encoded by the coding sequence ATGGCAGCGAGCGTATGTCTGGAGGGCAAGTTGTCAAAGATCACCACGGTTTCTACAAAGGGCCGCGTCAAAATTCCGCGGAAGGTGAGGAAGCGCCTCGGCTTGCGGCCGGGAGACAAAGTCTCGTGGGTTCTGCTTAGCGACGGGACACTAGTCGTCAGGCCGAAGACGCGGCGCCTGAGCGAGCTATCGGGTTTACTAAGAGGTGCACATCCAAGAGATGGGGCTCTCGCAGTCGAGGACATGAAGGTCCGATGA
- a CDS encoding helix-turn-helix transcriptional regulator produces MTQSPKQPKTTSRWGQERRLEFIDVRLRWDGRINRSDLTTFFGISVPQASLDIARYVELAPDNAVYDRSARVYLAGERFKPLYPSNTPQRFLNELLAQAAGVLQPELTFIGWTPSTGLTASPGRQVPAEVLLPLLAAIREGKQVQVSYQSMSSMEPVERHLSPHAIAFDGFRWHVRAHCHRREQYLDFVIARIIEARATDETAVAGDKDEAWHRKVSLLLGPNPALSVAAQRVIELDYGMTNGRVTLDCRQALLFYTLKRLGLLAGQEAPPEAQQIALLNRPEVLPYLPKTSMASD; encoded by the coding sequence ATGACTCAATCGCCCAAGCAGCCCAAGACCACCAGTCGGTGGGGGCAGGAACGTCGGCTGGAGTTCATCGACGTCCGCTTGCGCTGGGATGGTCGCATCAACCGTAGCGACCTAACCACGTTCTTCGGCATCTCGGTGCCACAGGCGTCGCTCGACATCGCCAGATATGTGGAACTCGCTCCGGACAATGCCGTGTACGACCGCAGCGCGCGGGTCTACCTGGCGGGGGAGCGGTTCAAGCCCCTCTACCCAAGCAACACCCCTCAGCGGTTCCTCAACGAACTGCTGGCTCAGGCTGCCGGGGTACTCCAGCCCGAGCTGACGTTTATCGGTTGGACCCCCTCGACAGGCTTGACAGCCAGCCCTGGTCGTCAAGTCCCCGCCGAGGTTCTGCTCCCGCTGCTGGCGGCCATACGTGAGGGAAAGCAGGTTCAAGTCAGCTACCAGTCAATGTCATCAATGGAGCCCGTGGAACGACACCTGTCTCCGCATGCGATTGCGTTCGACGGCTTTCGCTGGCACGTCCGGGCCCACTGCCACCGTCGAGAGCAGTACCTCGACTTCGTAATTGCACGCATCATCGAAGCACGAGCTACCGATGAGACTGCTGTCGCCGGCGACAAGGACGAGGCGTGGCATCGCAAGGTCAGCTTGCTGCTCGGCCCCAACCCAGCTTTGTCCGTTGCGGCCCAGCGCGTCATCGAGTTGGACTACGGTATGACGAACGGACGAGTCACCCTCGACTGCAGACAAGCGCTGCTGTTCTACACGCTCAAACGGCTGGGACTGCTTGCTGGACAAGAGGCACCTCCGGAGGCCCAGCAGATTGCGCTGCTCAACAGGCCGGAAGTGTTGCCTTACCTTCCGAAGACCTCTATGGCATCCGACTGA